A window of the Drosophila simulans strain w501 chromosome 2L, Prin_Dsim_3.1, whole genome shotgun sequence genome harbors these coding sequences:
- the LOC6731522 gene encoding beta-alanine-activating enzyme isoform X2: MLQMRFRILNNKCHFFPTDKMMLSQDLYSQMSTAGVDYLLVNKHLTVAPLYFTFLGSILVFKEDCRLYRVKLNSADETVQTKKPLPANMCYTISTTGTTGKPKLIHVPYECIAPNIVGLSQKLNVSMADIIYLGTPITFDPFVVEFFLALQNGATLLTSRHSMRDSPSKVLNALFPDNLATPGITVLQMTPSLFRQFGASSIKERVLSGSSSLRVLLLGGEPFPSNVELVTWMHPSVLMQKHICNIYGITEISCWSLLHIVQSLQSPVPLGTPIEEDTVLRIESEDNETSQQGELFLGSIKRRCYIPEVDDQANASKDDSGICFRATGDLVTRQQDGTLFYSERSNDVVKRAGNRISLGLITRKIQKCLPSSELTTCLWLEDLQKLICCIRTPDSKTRVQQRVQTFDILSKVSIAEQPDRFVYLQHFPCNVHGKLDKQQLLKMCIPLAQPAQQILKSYLHDRLECVEEPDDNSSKKQRLDDAAPCGYDLSFRQAGGTSFHAITICREIGLQMCIDDEQRHLFEMLLDENIPLRTVLRFLDTAKLVANNIKRKNVEPAVVASTCQGGLVIKRIEQPVLKLQIYWKVNFEKCIDSPVTQYEGRFICVGAHSKILRTLNPQTGSEYSVLKLPDRIECKVTFLTEQLAMVGCYDGCLYGFNPQTGDIVFRVGIGGMIKSQPMLTADGRRIIVCSYADDYNVYCLSAERQEVLWCLRIGEKPIFASPLELPREQSLIVCTLDGSYSRVAITDGSVEWTQKFKEPVFSTPVLLESVSNIFLTAEVAGRVHACHVGNGKILATFSTEGNIFSSLVVKTPPTFMGHSFAVFGCIDQHLYCLRCKTGSKSVELELHWKVNVGAPIYATPTLLTVQPNGLLVWCAATDGRAMLMNLRNGEIQWSDKLPGEVFSSACFIEDLRRIFVGCRDNFLYCLGI; the protein is encoded by the exons ATGCTGCAGATGAGATTCAG GATCCTCAACAACAAGTGCCACTTTTTTCCCACGGATAAAATGATGCTGTCACAGGATCTGTACTCACAGATGAGCACGGCCGGAGTGGACTACCTCTTGGTCAACAAACATTTGACCGTTGCACCCTTGTACTTCACATTTCTGGGCAGCATCTTGGTGTTTAAAGAGGACTGTAGGCTATATAGGGTAAAGTTGAATTCCGCCGATGAGACTGTACAGACCAAGAAGCCGCTACCAGCCAATATGTGCTACACAATCTCCACGACGGGCACTACGGGAAAGCCAAAGCTCATACATGTACCCTACGAATGCATAGCGCCCAACATAGTGGGGCTCAG TCAAAAGTTAAACGTCTCCATGGCCGACATCATTTACCTTGGCACACCAATTACCTTCGATCCCTTCGTGGTGGAGTTCTTCCTAGCTCTTCAAAATGGGGCTACGTTACTGACCAGTCGTCACTCTATGAGGGACTCCCCAAGCAAGGTGCTAAATGCCCTCTTCCCCGACAACCTGGCCACGCCCGGAATCACTGTTCTGCAGATGACTCCTTCGCTGTTTCGGCAATTTGGTGCTTCTTCCATCAAAGAGCGAGTGCTAAGCGGATCCAGTTCATTGAG AGTACTGCTCCTTGGTGGCGAACCATTTCCCAGTAATGTCGAGCTTGTTACTTGGATGCATCCAAGTGTCCTGATGCAGAAGCACATATGCAACATATATGGAATCACGGAAATATCCTGTTGGAGCCTACTGCACATCGTTCAGTCATTACAATCCCCTGTGCCTTTGGGCACGCCTATCGAAGAGGACACTGTTCTGCGGATTGAATCCGAAGACAATGAAACCTCACAGCAAGGAGAGCTGTTTCTGGGTAGTATCAAGCGTCGTTGCTATATCCCAGAAGTTGATGACCAGGCGAATGCTTCAAAAGACGATTCAGGTATTTGTTTCAGGGCGACAGGAGATTTGGTAACTCGACAGCAGGATGGCACATTGTTCTATAGTGAGAGATCGAACGATGTGGTAAAGCGAGCTGGTAATCGCATTAGCTTGG gTTTAATCAccagaaaaattcaaaaatgtcTGCCTAGCTCGGAACTGACAACTTGCCTTTGGCTCGAAGATTTGCAGAAACTCATTTGCTGCATTCGAACCCCAGATTCAAAGACTAGAGTTCAGCAGCGGGTCCAAACCTTTGATATACTTTCCAAGGTATCGATTGCCGAGCAGCCAGATAGATTTGTCTATCTGCAACACTTTCCCTGCAACGTACACGGCAAGCTGGACAAACAACAGCTCCTTAAAATGTGCATTCCCCTTGCTCAACCAGCTCAGCAGATATTGAAGAGTTATCTACACGATAGGCTAGAATGTGTGGAAGAGCCTGATGATAACTCTTCGAAAAAGCAGCGACTTGATGACGCCGCTCCCTGTGGCTATGATTTGAGTTTTCGCCAGGCGGGTGGCACATCATTCCATGCCATCACCATTTGCCGAGAGATAGGTCTTCAAATGTGCATCGATGATGAGCAACGCCACTTGTTCGAAATGCTACTGGATGAGAACATTCCGTTGCGCACAGTGCTAAGATTCTTGGACACAGCCAAGTTGGTGGCCAACAATATTAAGCGAAAGAATGTTGAGCCAGCGGTAGTTGCCTCAACCTGCCAAGGTGGCTTGGTTATTAAACGTATCGAACAGCCTGTCCTCAAGCTTCAGATCTACTGGAAGGTCAACTTCGAGAAGTGCATAGACTCCCCAGTGACCCAATACGAGGGACGCTTCATTTGCGTGGGCGCACATTCGAAAATCCTCCGGACGCTTAATCCCCAGACGGGCAGCGAATACAGTGTGCTCAAACTTCCCGATCGTATCGAGTGTAAGGTGACGTTCCTCACCGAGCAGCTGGCAATGGTGGGCTGCTACGATGGATGTCTCTACGGCTTCAATCCGCAAACCGGTGACATTGTATTTCGCGTTGGAATTGGTGGCATGATTAAGTCGCAGCCCATGCTAACCGCCGATGGTCGCCGAATCATAGTATGCAGCTATGCCGATGACTACAATGTCTATTGCTTGTCAGCCGAGCGGCAGGAGGTGCTGTGGTGCCTAAGGATCGGTGAAAAGCCGATCTTTGCGAGTCCTTTGGAGCTGCCGAGGGAACAGTCGCTGATAGTCTGCACCTTGGACGGCAGCTACTCGCGTGTGGCCATTACCGATGGCTCAGTGGAGTGGACGCAGAAATTTAAAGAACCAGTATTCTCAACACCTGTTCTTTTGGAATCCGTGtccaatatttttctaacCGCGGAAGTGGCTGGGCGAGTCCATGCCTGTCATGTGGGCAATGGCAAAATT CTGGCTACCTTCAGCACAGAAGGAAACATTTTCTCTTCGCTGGTGGTCAAGACCCCACCGACTTTTATGGGACATTCCTTTGCCGTTTTTGGTTGCATAGACCAACATTTGTATTGCCTGCGATGCAAAACCGGTAGCAAATCTGTTGAGCTTGAGCTGCACTGGAAGGTCAATGTGGGTGCACCCATTTATGCCACGCCAACTTTGCTCACAGTGCAGCCGAACGGACTTTTGGTTTGGTGCGCCGCCACCGATGGACGCGCCATGCTGATGAACTTAAGAAATGGCGAGATTCAGTGGTCGGATAAACTACCCGGTGAAGTCTTTTCCAGTGCATGCTTTATTGAGGACCTGCGTCGTATTTTTGTGGGATGCCGAGACAATTTTCTTTACTGTCTGGGCATCTAG
- the LOC6731522 gene encoding beta-alanine-activating enzyme isoform X1: protein MASDGINHSSPDWEPLTPSDMIPSESIAEQPDKLYDINRIRAFKDVPFLIRRTETKDTIVPYADAADEIQVVMNFLQMKGVPAEAGIALRVTEHTPASSLIILAILNNKCHFFPTDKMMLSQDLYSQMSTAGVDYLLVNKHLTVAPLYFTFLGSILVFKEDCRLYRVKLNSADETVQTKKPLPANMCYTISTTGTTGKPKLIHVPYECIAPNIVGLSQKLNVSMADIIYLGTPITFDPFVVEFFLALQNGATLLTSRHSMRDSPSKVLNALFPDNLATPGITVLQMTPSLFRQFGASSIKERVLSGSSSLRVLLLGGEPFPSNVELVTWMHPSVLMQKHICNIYGITEISCWSLLHIVQSLQSPVPLGTPIEEDTVLRIESEDNETSQQGELFLGSIKRRCYIPEVDDQANASKDDSGICFRATGDLVTRQQDGTLFYSERSNDVVKRAGNRISLGLITRKIQKCLPSSELTTCLWLEDLQKLICCIRTPDSKTRVQQRVQTFDILSKVSIAEQPDRFVYLQHFPCNVHGKLDKQQLLKMCIPLAQPAQQILKSYLHDRLECVEEPDDNSSKKQRLDDAAPCGYDLSFRQAGGTSFHAITICREIGLQMCIDDEQRHLFEMLLDENIPLRTVLRFLDTAKLVANNIKRKNVEPAVVASTCQGGLVIKRIEQPVLKLQIYWKVNFEKCIDSPVTQYEGRFICVGAHSKILRTLNPQTGSEYSVLKLPDRIECKVTFLTEQLAMVGCYDGCLYGFNPQTGDIVFRVGIGGMIKSQPMLTADGRRIIVCSYADDYNVYCLSAERQEVLWCLRIGEKPIFASPLELPREQSLIVCTLDGSYSRVAITDGSVEWTQKFKEPVFSTPVLLESVSNIFLTAEVAGRVHACHVGNGKILATFSTEGNIFSSLVVKTPPTFMGHSFAVFGCIDQHLYCLRCKTGSKSVELELHWKVNVGAPIYATPTLLTVQPNGLLVWCAATDGRAMLMNLRNGEIQWSDKLPGEVFSSACFIEDLRRIFVGCRDNFLYCLGI from the exons ATGGCATCTGATGGGATAAATCATTCTTCTCCGGACTGGGAGCCTCTGACTCCATCAGATATGATCCCAAGTGAATCAATCGCGGAGCAGCCGGACAAGCTCTACGACATCAACCGAATCCGAGCGTTTAAAGATGTTCCCTTCCTGATAAGGCGCACGGAGACAAAGGACACGATCGTGCCATACGCCGATGCTGCAGATGAGATTCAGGTTGTGATGAATTTTCTGCAAATGAAAGGGGTCCCAGCCGAAGCAGGAATTGCTCTACGAGTCACGGAGCACACGCCGGCTTCTTCTCTTATAATTTTGGC GATCCTCAACAACAAGTGCCACTTTTTTCCCACGGATAAAATGATGCTGTCACAGGATCTGTACTCACAGATGAGCACGGCCGGAGTGGACTACCTCTTGGTCAACAAACATTTGACCGTTGCACCCTTGTACTTCACATTTCTGGGCAGCATCTTGGTGTTTAAAGAGGACTGTAGGCTATATAGGGTAAAGTTGAATTCCGCCGATGAGACTGTACAGACCAAGAAGCCGCTACCAGCCAATATGTGCTACACAATCTCCACGACGGGCACTACGGGAAAGCCAAAGCTCATACATGTACCCTACGAATGCATAGCGCCCAACATAGTGGGGCTCAG TCAAAAGTTAAACGTCTCCATGGCCGACATCATTTACCTTGGCACACCAATTACCTTCGATCCCTTCGTGGTGGAGTTCTTCCTAGCTCTTCAAAATGGGGCTACGTTACTGACCAGTCGTCACTCTATGAGGGACTCCCCAAGCAAGGTGCTAAATGCCCTCTTCCCCGACAACCTGGCCACGCCCGGAATCACTGTTCTGCAGATGACTCCTTCGCTGTTTCGGCAATTTGGTGCTTCTTCCATCAAAGAGCGAGTGCTAAGCGGATCCAGTTCATTGAG AGTACTGCTCCTTGGTGGCGAACCATTTCCCAGTAATGTCGAGCTTGTTACTTGGATGCATCCAAGTGTCCTGATGCAGAAGCACATATGCAACATATATGGAATCACGGAAATATCCTGTTGGAGCCTACTGCACATCGTTCAGTCATTACAATCCCCTGTGCCTTTGGGCACGCCTATCGAAGAGGACACTGTTCTGCGGATTGAATCCGAAGACAATGAAACCTCACAGCAAGGAGAGCTGTTTCTGGGTAGTATCAAGCGTCGTTGCTATATCCCAGAAGTTGATGACCAGGCGAATGCTTCAAAAGACGATTCAGGTATTTGTTTCAGGGCGACAGGAGATTTGGTAACTCGACAGCAGGATGGCACATTGTTCTATAGTGAGAGATCGAACGATGTGGTAAAGCGAGCTGGTAATCGCATTAGCTTGG gTTTAATCAccagaaaaattcaaaaatgtcTGCCTAGCTCGGAACTGACAACTTGCCTTTGGCTCGAAGATTTGCAGAAACTCATTTGCTGCATTCGAACCCCAGATTCAAAGACTAGAGTTCAGCAGCGGGTCCAAACCTTTGATATACTTTCCAAGGTATCGATTGCCGAGCAGCCAGATAGATTTGTCTATCTGCAACACTTTCCCTGCAACGTACACGGCAAGCTGGACAAACAACAGCTCCTTAAAATGTGCATTCCCCTTGCTCAACCAGCTCAGCAGATATTGAAGAGTTATCTACACGATAGGCTAGAATGTGTGGAAGAGCCTGATGATAACTCTTCGAAAAAGCAGCGACTTGATGACGCCGCTCCCTGTGGCTATGATTTGAGTTTTCGCCAGGCGGGTGGCACATCATTCCATGCCATCACCATTTGCCGAGAGATAGGTCTTCAAATGTGCATCGATGATGAGCAACGCCACTTGTTCGAAATGCTACTGGATGAGAACATTCCGTTGCGCACAGTGCTAAGATTCTTGGACACAGCCAAGTTGGTGGCCAACAATATTAAGCGAAAGAATGTTGAGCCAGCGGTAGTTGCCTCAACCTGCCAAGGTGGCTTGGTTATTAAACGTATCGAACAGCCTGTCCTCAAGCTTCAGATCTACTGGAAGGTCAACTTCGAGAAGTGCATAGACTCCCCAGTGACCCAATACGAGGGACGCTTCATTTGCGTGGGCGCACATTCGAAAATCCTCCGGACGCTTAATCCCCAGACGGGCAGCGAATACAGTGTGCTCAAACTTCCCGATCGTATCGAGTGTAAGGTGACGTTCCTCACCGAGCAGCTGGCAATGGTGGGCTGCTACGATGGATGTCTCTACGGCTTCAATCCGCAAACCGGTGACATTGTATTTCGCGTTGGAATTGGTGGCATGATTAAGTCGCAGCCCATGCTAACCGCCGATGGTCGCCGAATCATAGTATGCAGCTATGCCGATGACTACAATGTCTATTGCTTGTCAGCCGAGCGGCAGGAGGTGCTGTGGTGCCTAAGGATCGGTGAAAAGCCGATCTTTGCGAGTCCTTTGGAGCTGCCGAGGGAACAGTCGCTGATAGTCTGCACCTTGGACGGCAGCTACTCGCGTGTGGCCATTACCGATGGCTCAGTGGAGTGGACGCAGAAATTTAAAGAACCAGTATTCTCAACACCTGTTCTTTTGGAATCCGTGtccaatatttttctaacCGCGGAAGTGGCTGGGCGAGTCCATGCCTGTCATGTGGGCAATGGCAAAATT CTGGCTACCTTCAGCACAGAAGGAAACATTTTCTCTTCGCTGGTGGTCAAGACCCCACCGACTTTTATGGGACATTCCTTTGCCGTTTTTGGTTGCATAGACCAACATTTGTATTGCCTGCGATGCAAAACCGGTAGCAAATCTGTTGAGCTTGAGCTGCACTGGAAGGTCAATGTGGGTGCACCCATTTATGCCACGCCAACTTTGCTCACAGTGCAGCCGAACGGACTTTTGGTTTGGTGCGCCGCCACCGATGGACGCGCCATGCTGATGAACTTAAGAAATGGCGAGATTCAGTGGTCGGATAAACTACCCGGTGAAGTCTTTTCCAGTGCATGCTTTATTGAGGACCTGCGTCGTATTTTTGTGGGATGCCGAGACAATTTTCTTTACTGTCTGGGCATCTAG
- the LOC6731523 gene encoding 1-acyl-sn-glycerol-3-phosphate acyltransferase alpha has translation MACTCEVIGLACVVALILSATAKAPYQMRMFFIFFGAGLIVFLCVPFMILRPRDYRNALFPSWCFRQLCRLVGITMEVRGLENVRKDHGAVVIMNHQSAVDLCVLAYLWPVIGRATVVSKKEVLYIPFFGIGAWLWGTLYIDRSRKTDSINSLQKEAKAIQERNCKLLLFPEGTRNSKDSLLPFKKGSFHIALQGKSPVQPVVISKYSFMDDEKKTFRPGHALIHILPEVSTEKYKREDVQLLIDECQSIMQTEYTKLSKEGQALSSKKQA, from the exons ATGGCTTGCACATGCGAAGTTATTGGACTGGCCTGCGTGGTGGCCTTAATCCTGAGCGCCACGGCCAAGGCTCCCTATCAGATGCGCAtgttctttatattttttggagCTGGTCTGATAGTCTTTCTGTGCGTGCCCTTTATGATTCTGCGACCGCGAGACTATCGAAATGCGCT TTTTCCATCATGGTGCTTCCGGCAGCTTTGCCGCCTGGTGGGCATAACAATGGAGGTTCGCGGTCTGGAGAATGTCCGTAAGGACCATGGGGCAGTGGTGATAATGAACCACCAAAGTGCTGTTGATCTGTGCGTTCTGGCCTATTTGTGGCCGGTGATCGGAAGAGCAACAGTTGTCTCCAAGAAGGAGGTTCTCTACATCCCATTCTTTGGCATTGGAGCATGGCTCTGGGGAACCCTGTACATCGACCGCTCCCGCAAGACCGACTCGATCAACTCTCTGCAAAAGGAAGCGAAGGCGATACAGGAGCGCAACTGCAAGCTACTGCTCTTCCCTGAGGGCACGCGGAACTCCAAGGACTCGTTGCTGCCTTTCAAGAAGGGCTCATTCCACATCGCACTGCAGGGCAAGAGCCCCGTTCAGCCGGTGGTCATATCGAAGTACTCATTCATGGATGACGAGAAAAAGACATTCCGTCCTGGCCACGCCCTAATCCACATCCTACCCGAGGTGTCCACCGAGAAGTACAAGAGGGAGGACGTGCAGCTGCTGATCGACGAATGCCAGTCCATCATGCAGACGGAGTACACAAAGCTGAGCAAAGAAGGCCAAGCCTTGAGCTCGAAGAAGCAGGCATAG
- the LOC6731524 gene encoding zinc finger protein 436, producing MHTSEISMTQDQDVSTCRLCHRNTDPKSVNIFEDTVQFCKDVSIAEVSHSLWSVQYDRNECLSELICSTCLKILEDAFELRRGMQEREQSLQEQLKEMIKDQAKYRPGLNGNPGEFVPEMGCIIVDVDPENLAESSEEEFALGSDGEYENYDDDDEEEEEDYDEEDDEDGQNGEDVDMPLGMDAAQMAAQQSVANNANTTTARPKRAFLCQYCDLGFTLPAECQEHELAAHDPNAPYCCTFCNIKLVTRPALISHIKTLHDPERPYVCAHCRKGFVRRSDLKKHTIVHTGVRPYTCNVCSKSFSRNTNLTKHMRIHSGVKPFVCQQCPRSFQTSVEMMRHTRSHGEVKAFQCGRCPYSFSRKDKLIAHQQVHIRRDVEQQQQMGLIPPMDGDLQQQALQAKQKAAVQTKNSRYYHCDVCDRTFQRERDLQRHQALHMDSLFACKTCNQGFNRREQLQRHELEAHGPSFTCGICCISFLHQIELENHLKVHQLQHKMAQRAQEAAILPLKMAEQAPVAMTAPLVQDPQLVRPSAAELSFYSNMIPTMNLGFYSETRPEE from the exons ATGCATACATCGGAGATCAGCATGACCCAGGATCAGGATGTGAGCACTTGTCGCCTGTGCCACCGTAATACGGATCCCAAATCGGTAAACATTTTCGAGGACACCGTGCAGTTTTGCAAGGATGTGTCCATTGCGGAGGTTTCCCACAGTCTCTGGAGCGTTCAG TACGATCGCAACGAATGTTTGTCGGAGCTCATTTGCTCAACGTGTCTGAAGATCCTCGAAGATGCCTTCGAGCTGCGAAGAGGAATGCAGGAGCGGGAACAGTCcctgcaggagcagctgaaggaGATGATTAAAGATCAGGCGAAGTACCGTCCAGGCTTGAATGGCAACCCCGGAGAATTCGTACCCGAGATGGGCTGCATTATTGTGGATGTTGATCCAGAGAATCTGGCAGAGAGCAGTGAAGAGGAATTCGCACTCGGCTCCGATGGGGAGTACGAAAACtatgacgacgatgatgaggaagaggaggaagaCTACGATGAGGAGGACGATGAAGATGGCCAGAACGGCGAAGACGTCGACATGCCACTGGGCATGGATGCAGCCCAGATGGCGGCTCAACAGTCCGTTGCCAACAACGCGAATACCACGACGGCACGGCCCAAACGAGCGTTCCTCTGTCAATACTGTGATCTGGGGTTCACCCTGCCCGCCGAGTGTCAGGAGCACGAGCTGGCTGCACACGATCCCAACGCACCGTACTGCTGCACCTTTTGCAACATCAAGCTGGTTACCCGGCCGGCTTTGATTTCGCACATAAAGACACTGCATGATCCGGAGCGTCCTTATGTGTGTGCTCACTGTCGGAAGGGTTTTGTGCGCCGCTCCGATCTTAAAAAGCACACAATCGTGCACACTGGCGTGAGGCCCTACACATGCAACGTTTGCTCCAAGAGTTTCTCGCGGAATACAAATCTGACCAAGCATATGCGCATTCACAGCGGTGTCAAgccgtttgtttgccagcaGTGTCCGCGATCCTTCCAGACGTCTGTGGAAATGATGCGCCACACACGTTCGCACGGAGAGGTGAAGGCTTTCCAATGTGGACGCTGTCCTTACTCGTTTTCGCGCAAGGATAAGCTAATAGCCCACCAGCAAGTCCATATCAGGCGGGAcgttgagcagcagcagcaaatgggTCTAATTCCCCCGATGGATGgtgatctgcagcagcaggcgtTGCAGGCTAAACAAAAGGCTGCCGTACAAACCAAAAACTCACGCTATTACCACTGTGATGTCTGCGATCGAACTTTCCAACGGGAGAGGGACCTGCAACGCCATCAAGCTCTTCACATGGACTCGCTGTTCGCCTGCAAGACATGCAATCAAGGTTTCAACCGACGcgagcaactgcagcgccaTGAGCTGGAGGCACATGGTCCCAGCTTTACGTGCGGAATCTGTTGCATTAGCTTCCTGCATCAAATTGAGCTGGAGAATCACCTCAAAGTCCATCAGCTGCAGCACAAGATGGCCCAGCGGGCTCAAGAGGCTGCTATTTTACCCCTAAAAATGGCCGAACAGGCTCCAGTGGCTATGACGGCTCCGCTGGTTCAGGATCCCCAGCTAGTGCGTCCCTCGGCAGCGGAACTGTCGTTCTACAGCAACATGATTCCCACAATGAATCTGGGCTTCTACAGCGAGACTCGTCCCGAGGAATAG